A region of Moorena sp. SIOASIH DNA encodes the following proteins:
- a CDS encoding glycosyltransferase family 2 protein: protein MAKLIIQIPCYNEENSLGITLSVLPRQLRGVDTVEWLIINDGSTDRTVDVARSYGVDHIVNFKHNQGLAKAFIAGIEACLKADADIIVNTDADNQYCADDIPKLIEPIISGRAEIVIGARPIQKIKHFSPIKKCLQKFGSWVVRIASNTNIIDAPSGFRAFSREAALKLNVFNEYTYTLETIIQAGQKGIAITSVPIRTNRYLRPSRLVKSISAYVKRSLITILRISMTYNPLRFFITLGTIPFTLGTLLGIRWLILYFAGTPKAHVPSLVLAAILILMGFQLWIFGLVADLMAVNRQLLEDIQLRLRRLEVDSNHTPDLLPTGNQQQRENREEGGEGEEFANSFLNR from the coding sequence ATGGCGAAACTAATTATTCAAATCCCCTGCTACAACGAAGAAAACAGCCTAGGGATTACCCTTTCGGTGCTTCCCCGTCAACTGAGGGGTGTAGATACCGTTGAGTGGCTAATTATCAATGATGGCAGTACAGACCGCACCGTAGACGTAGCCCGCTCTTATGGCGTAGACCACATTGTCAATTTTAAACACAATCAGGGACTAGCCAAAGCTTTCATAGCAGGAATCGAAGCTTGCTTGAAAGCTGATGCGGACATTATTGTCAATACCGATGCGGATAATCAGTACTGCGCTGATGACATTCCCAAACTCATAGAACCTATTATATCAGGTCGAGCTGAAATAGTCATCGGGGCGCGACCGATTCAGAAGATTAAGCACTTCTCCCCTATTAAAAAGTGTCTACAAAAATTCGGTAGTTGGGTAGTCCGAATTGCTAGCAATACTAATATCATTGATGCTCCCAGTGGATTCCGAGCCTTTAGCCGAGAAGCAGCCTTAAAGCTAAATGTCTTTAATGAATACACTTACACCCTAGAAACTATTATTCAAGCTGGACAAAAAGGCATCGCTATCACCTCTGTCCCAATCCGCACCAATCGCTATTTACGCCCGTCCCGTCTAGTCAAGAGTATCAGTGCCTATGTTAAGCGATCGCTAATCACTATCCTGCGAATCTCCATGACCTACAATCCCCTGAGATTCTTTATCACCTTGGGGACAATTCCATTTACCCTAGGAACCTTACTGGGGATTCGTTGGTTAATCCTATACTTCGCTGGTACTCCCAAAGCTCACGTACCCAGCTTAGTTTTAGCTGCTATTCTGATTCTAATGGGCTTTCAACTGTGGATATTTGGCTTAGTGGCAGACCTAATGGCAGTCAATCGTCAACTTCTAGAAGACATCCAACTGCGACTACGTCGATTGGAAGTTGACTCCAATCACACTCCTGACTTGCTACCAACCGGAAATCAACAACAGCGGGAAAACCGGGAAGAGGGAGGAGAAGGGGAAGAATTTGCCAATAGTTTCTTGAATCGATAA
- a CDS encoding glycosyltransferase: MEKWRNRNLYYYKDLEKFFRFSTRPGYSVLEVGSRLGYLLAAVNPSYGLGIDRNSEAVEDSQKSFPELEFQVENIEYFKPLEKFDYILLANTISYIEDIQKALHSIKKACHNNSRLVMTFQNPVWEPILQFATLIRQRMPLSDLNWLSLEDIQNLLQITGFEVIYHGKRLLFPKRVPLISYFLNRFIAPLPFINQLCLCEYIIARLRPKDTDAQTQIQQKTCSVIIPARNEAGNIEACVTRMPKLGRHTEIIFVEGHSRDDTWSEIQRVQEKYKDRWDIKVVQQSGIGKGDAVRQGFKMATGDVFIILDSDLTVKPEDLIYFFEAIASGYCEFANGCRLIYPVNGTTMPWLNRMANRFFAWLLSYLLNTKIKDSLCGTKAISKENYSRIAENRSYFGDFDPFGDFDLLFGAAKLGLKINDIPVRYMPRTYGASNIQHFKEGLVLFKMCAYAAKKIKFS, from the coding sequence ATGGAAAAATGGAGAAATCGAAATCTCTACTACTATAAAGACTTAGAAAAGTTTTTCCGCTTTTCAACACGTCCTGGCTATTCTGTCTTAGAGGTTGGTTCACGTTTGGGGTACTTATTAGCGGCTGTTAATCCAAGTTATGGCCTCGGAATTGATAGAAATTCCGAGGCCGTCGAAGATAGTCAGAAAAGTTTTCCCGAACTGGAGTTTCAGGTAGAGAATATAGAATATTTTAAACCCCTAGAGAAATTTGATTATATTTTATTGGCCAATACAATCAGCTACATAGAGGATATACAGAAGGCATTACATTCTATAAAAAAAGCCTGCCATAATAATAGCCGTTTGGTCATGACGTTTCAAAACCCTGTATGGGAACCTATTCTACAATTTGCCACCTTGATCCGGCAACGCATGCCCTTATCAGATCTCAACTGGTTGAGTCTGGAAGATATTCAAAATTTATTACAAATAACTGGCTTTGAAGTTATTTATCACGGGAAAAGATTACTCTTTCCAAAGCGAGTGCCACTAATAAGCTATTTTTTAAATCGGTTTATAGCGCCCTTGCCTTTTATCAACCAACTTTGTTTATGTGAGTATATTATTGCTAGATTACGGCCTAAAGATACTGATGCCCAAACCCAAATTCAGCAAAAGACTTGTTCAGTGATTATTCCAGCACGAAACGAAGCAGGGAATATCGAAGCTTGCGTCACCCGGATGCCAAAATTAGGCCGACATACTGAAATCATCTTTGTAGAGGGACACTCTAGAGATGACACCTGGTCAGAAATTCAACGGGTTCAGGAAAAGTATAAAGATCGATGGGATATAAAAGTTGTCCAACAATCAGGGATAGGCAAAGGAGATGCAGTTCGCCAAGGCTTTAAAATGGCAACAGGAGACGTTTTCATTATCTTAGATTCCGATTTAACCGTTAAGCCAGAAGATTTAATTTACTTTTTCGAGGCGATCGCTTCCGGATACTGTGAATTTGCTAACGGTTGCCGCCTCATTTACCCAGTAAATGGTACTACTATGCCTTGGTTGAATCGAATGGCTAACCGTTTCTTCGCCTGGCTACTCTCCTATCTTCTTAATACTAAAATCAAAGACTCTCTCTGTGGAACCAAGGCAATTTCAAAAGAGAATTATTCCCGCATTGCCGAAAATCGGAGTTACTTTGGCGATTTTGACCCTTTTGGCGATTTTGATTTATTATTCGGCGCTGCTAAGTTAGGCTTAAAAATAAATGATATTCCCGTCCGTTATATGCCCAGAACCTATGGCGCTTCGAATATTCAGCACTTTAAGGAGGGGTTGGTACTTTTTAAAATGTGTGCTTATGCAGCCAAGAAGATTAAGTTTTCCTAA